Proteins encoded within one genomic window of Nitrospina gracilis 3/211:
- a CDS encoding NAD-dependent epimerase/dehydratase family protein, with amino-acid sequence MNILVTGGSGFLGGHIARRLHALGHTVAALGRRDNPGLPEGIDFLQVDLADRKAMADACRGRDAVFHSGALTGIWGARDTFYRTNVEGTENVIAGCLEHGVSKLIHTSSPSVVYDGIDIENGNEDLPYARRYLCDYPKTKALAEQRVLEANGQHGLSTVILRPHLIWGPGDPHLVPRIIERARQGKLVRVGEGKKSSGYHLHRQRGRGACQGA; translated from the coding sequence ATGAACATACTCGTGACAGGCGGGAGCGGTTTTTTGGGAGGACACATCGCCCGTCGACTGCACGCCCTCGGCCACACCGTCGCCGCGCTGGGACGCCGGGATAATCCAGGCCTGCCAGAGGGTATCGATTTTCTTCAGGTCGATCTTGCCGACCGCAAGGCGATGGCCGACGCCTGCCGGGGACGGGATGCGGTGTTCCACAGCGGAGCGCTGACCGGAATCTGGGGTGCCCGCGACACCTTTTACCGGACCAATGTGGAAGGTACGGAGAACGTGATTGCCGGATGCCTGGAACACGGTGTGAGCAAGCTGATCCACACCAGTTCCCCCAGTGTGGTGTACGACGGGATCGATATTGAAAACGGCAACGAGGACCTGCCTTACGCCCGGCGCTATCTCTGCGATTACCCTAAGACCAAGGCTCTGGCAGAACAGCGGGTGCTGGAAGCCAATGGGCAACATGGATTGTCCACGGTCATCTTGCGACCCCACCTCATCTGGGGGCCGGGCGATCCCCACCTTGTGCCCCGCATTATCGAGCGTGCCCGTCAGGGAAAGCTGGTGCGGGTGGGTGAGGGAAAAAAATCAAGTGGATATCATCTACATCGACAACGCGGTCGAGGGGCATGTCAAGGCGCTTGA
- the larB gene encoding nickel pincer cofactor biosynthesis protein LarB: MNPHQIEKLLKDLFAQKVQPEAALEQLRTLPFEDLGFAHVDHHRPLRNGMAEVIYCEGKTAPQISKIIQKQLKAGCDILATRLAREAYLKLKKNLPSKASYNPEGRVLTIYKSTRPKPVGQILVVTAGTSDIPVAEEAIATAELLGSKVDKLVDVGVAGIHRLLDKVDRLREARVIVVVAGMDGALPSVVGGLVSCPVIGVPTSVGYGASFGGVAALLTMLNSCSTGVGAVNIDNGFGAGCLAHRINVMGAPSTT, translated from the coding sequence ATGAACCCGCACCAGATTGAAAAACTGCTGAAGGACCTCTTTGCTCAAAAAGTTCAACCCGAAGCCGCCTTGGAACAGCTACGCACCCTGCCCTTCGAGGATCTGGGATTCGCGCATGTGGACCATCACCGTCCTTTACGCAACGGCATGGCGGAGGTCATCTATTGCGAAGGCAAAACCGCCCCGCAGATATCAAAAATCATTCAAAAACAACTGAAAGCTGGGTGCGACATTCTGGCCACACGCCTGGCGCGGGAAGCCTATCTGAAACTGAAAAAGAACCTGCCTTCCAAAGCCAGCTACAACCCCGAGGGGCGGGTGCTGACGATTTACAAATCCACCAGACCGAAGCCCGTCGGCCAGATTCTGGTGGTCACCGCAGGCACCTCCGATATCCCGGTTGCCGAAGAGGCCATTGCCACAGCAGAACTCCTTGGAAGCAAGGTGGACAAGCTGGTGGACGTGGGCGTGGCAGGAATTCACCGGCTGCTGGACAAGGTGGACCGTCTGCGGGAAGCGCGGGTTATTGTCGTAGTCGCGGGTATGGACGGGGCCCTGCCCAGCGTCGTCGGCGGGCTGGTCAGTTGCCCGGTGATCGGTGTGCCGACCAGCGTCGGCTACGGGGCCTCGTTCGGCGGGGTGGCGGCGCTCCTCACCATGCTCAACAGTTGCTCCACCGGCGTCGGGGCCGTGAACATCGACAATGGATTCGGCGCCGGATGCCTGGCCCACCGCATCAACGTAATGGGCGCGCCTTCCACCACGTGA